A part of Amycolatopsis camponoti genomic DNA contains:
- a CDS encoding macrolide family glycosyltransferase, whose product MTRHVVLCTLPGYGHVTPVLDVLGELVRRGHRVTVATGSAFADRIAATGARPLGYREPGDDPGSHRLAAALTGASSCLAPLEPVRKLLADDPPDVLAFDSTMWIAGRVLAHDVTCPTVQLSACFASNEHYSLPAHVARYPAKSTVDDDEPYDFLADLNALLAAEAPGQTAEQFLDDGRDHKLVLIPRDFQYAGETFDDRHTFTGPCFGPQRPLTGWEPPSNGNPVLLVSLGTSAFNDQPDFFRQCASAFADLPWNLVMTLGGGVDPTSLGTLPPNVEARQWVPHPAVLRHASAFVTSAGMGSVMEAFYCGTPLVLVPMHGEQEVNTERVVELGLGVRLPREDLTPESIRDAVLAVAADEGIGARMRAMRDHTHEGGGAVTAADRILGAAKRS is encoded by the coding sequence GTGACCCGACACGTCGTGCTCTGCACCCTGCCCGGCTACGGGCACGTGACCCCCGTCCTGGACGTGCTCGGCGAGCTCGTCCGGCGCGGCCACCGGGTCACGGTCGCGACCGGCAGCGCCTTCGCCGACCGGATCGCCGCGACCGGCGCTCGTCCGCTCGGCTACCGGGAGCCGGGTGACGACCCGGGTTCCCACCGCCTCGCGGCCGCGCTGACCGGCGCGTCCAGCTGTCTCGCGCCGCTGGAGCCCGTGCGGAAGCTGCTGGCGGACGACCCGCCCGACGTGCTCGCCTTCGACTCGACCATGTGGATCGCGGGCCGCGTGCTCGCCCACGACGTCACGTGCCCGACGGTCCAGCTGTCGGCGTGTTTCGCCTCCAACGAGCACTACTCGCTGCCCGCGCACGTAGCTCGCTACCCCGCGAAGTCCACAGTGGACGACGACGAGCCCTACGACTTCCTGGCCGATCTGAACGCCCTGCTGGCGGCCGAGGCGCCGGGACAGACGGCGGAGCAGTTCCTCGACGACGGCCGCGACCACAAGCTGGTCCTGATCCCCCGCGACTTCCAGTACGCGGGCGAGACGTTCGACGACCGGCACACGTTCACCGGCCCGTGCTTCGGCCCGCAGCGGCCGCTGACGGGCTGGGAGCCGCCGTCGAACGGCAACCCGGTGCTCCTGGTGTCCTTGGGGACGTCGGCGTTCAACGACCAGCCGGACTTCTTCCGCCAGTGCGCAAGCGCTTTCGCGGACCTGCCCTGGAACCTGGTGATGACCCTGGGCGGCGGGGTCGACCCGACGTCGCTGGGCACGTTGCCGCCGAATGTCGAGGCACGCCAATGGGTTCCGCACCCGGCGGTGCTGCGGCACGCGTCGGCGTTCGTGACGTCGGCGGGCATGGGGAGCGTGATGGAGGCGTTCTACTGCGGGACCCCGCTCGTCCTGGTGCCGATGCACGGCGAGCAGGAGGTCAACACCGAACGGGTGGTGGAGCTGGGCCTCGGCGTGCGCCTGCCCCGGGAGGACCTGACGCCGGAGTCGATCCGCGACGCGGTCCTGGCGGTGGCGGCCGACGAAGGCATCGGCGCGCGCATGCGGGCC
- a CDS encoding acyl-CoA dehydrogenase family protein, giving the protein MEFGWTADQRQRYDRTVADTRAAFPAAPEYVFSREKWALLGKFGVLGASVPAKHGGGGLTALDTARVFEAAGRGCPDTGLVFGAAAHLFACTMPIVDFAGDSLRDRLLPGLAAGDLIAGNAMTEPEAGSDVGALRTTATPVDGGFVLDGVKSFVSNGPVADVLVTYAVTDPAAGHWGITAFALDAHSPGITFGEPFAKLGMEGCVAAEVTFTGCFVPADAVLGEPGQGSAIFQHSMGWERACLFALYLGVQDRLIERCLEHVRGRRQFGKRLAEFQSVSNRIVEMKLRAESARLLLYRACWALDQGEDATLFAALSKLAVSEGMVASATDAIQLFGSRGYLRERGIEAALRDAIGGTIFSGASDVQRQLVAMELGM; this is encoded by the coding sequence ATGGAGTTCGGCTGGACCGCGGACCAGCGGCAGCGCTACGACCGGACGGTGGCCGACACGCGGGCGGCCTTCCCGGCCGCACCCGAGTACGTGTTCAGCCGCGAGAAGTGGGCCCTGCTGGGCAAGTTCGGCGTCCTCGGCGCCAGCGTGCCCGCGAAGCACGGCGGTGGGGGCCTCACCGCGCTCGACACCGCGCGGGTCTTCGAAGCCGCCGGGCGCGGCTGCCCGGACACCGGCCTCGTCTTCGGGGCCGCCGCGCACCTGTTCGCCTGCACGATGCCGATCGTGGACTTCGCCGGTGACTCGCTGCGCGACCGGCTCCTGCCCGGCCTCGCCGCCGGCGACCTGATCGCGGGCAACGCGATGACCGAGCCCGAAGCGGGTTCCGACGTCGGCGCGCTGCGGACCACGGCCACCCCGGTCGACGGCGGGTTCGTGCTCGACGGCGTCAAGAGCTTCGTCAGCAACGGCCCCGTCGCCGACGTCCTGGTCACCTACGCGGTCACCGACCCGGCGGCCGGCCACTGGGGCATCACGGCTTTCGCGCTCGACGCCCACTCGCCGGGGATCACCTTCGGGGAGCCGTTCGCCAAGCTCGGCATGGAAGGCTGCGTGGCCGCCGAGGTCACCTTCACCGGCTGTTTCGTGCCCGCGGACGCCGTGCTCGGCGAACCGGGCCAGGGCTCGGCGATCTTCCAGCACTCGATGGGCTGGGAGCGGGCCTGCCTGTTCGCGCTGTACCTGGGCGTACAGGACCGGCTGATCGAACGCTGCCTGGAGCACGTGCGCGGCCGCCGCCAGTTCGGCAAGCGGCTCGCCGAGTTCCAGTCGGTGTCCAACCGGATCGTCGAGATGAAGCTGCGGGCCGAAAGCGCCCGCCTGCTGCTTTACCGGGCCTGCTGGGCGCTGGACCAGGGCGAAGACGCGACGCTGTTCGCGGCGCTGTCGAAGCTCGCGGTGTCCGAAGGGATGGTGGCGAGCGCGACCGACGCCATCCAGCTGTTCGGCAGCCGCGGTTACCTGCGCGAGCGGGGGATCGAAGCCGCGCTGCGGGACGCGATCGGCGGCACGATCTTCTCCGGCGCCTCCGACGTGCAACGGCAGCTGGTCGCGATGGAACTGGGGATGTGA
- a CDS encoding AMP-binding protein — MSTVELLHQLVLAARERTPDAPAVHDGETTLTYRELDELADRQAAGLHAAGVRRGDRVLIWAEKSVEVVALMQASLRLGAVYVPVAPSNPVSRVRLIAEGCAPALVVTDTVADWGAHPPPLSSFAALSDVDGRVPLEHVGPDEPAYILYTSGSTGAPKGVLISHRNALAFVGWAAAETGLRADDRLANHAPFNFDLSVFDLYGAFLAGASVDLAGADLAYSPAELTDFLHSRGITVWYSVPSALLLMMRHGGLLDRPAPSSLRVCVFAGEPFPIAGVQTLRRAWPGVRLFNWYGPTETNVVTSYEVTAADLSRTGALPIGRACSGATLTLSPDGEIVVDGPTVMLGYWGAPPQLGGYHTGDVGRYDAAGELEYAGRRDAMVKLRGHRIELGEIETALARHPAVAEVAVVVAGAGIDARLRAAIVARPGERVTLLGMKAHCAAHLPKYMIVDEVSLVAELPRTANGKTDRAKLAAAH; from the coding sequence GTGAGCACGGTGGAACTGCTGCACCAGCTGGTCCTCGCCGCCCGCGAGCGCACTCCGGACGCGCCCGCGGTGCACGACGGCGAGACGACCCTGACCTACCGCGAACTCGACGAGCTGGCCGACCGGCAGGCCGCCGGGCTGCACGCGGCCGGCGTCCGCCGCGGCGACCGGGTGCTGATCTGGGCGGAGAAGAGCGTCGAGGTGGTGGCGCTGATGCAGGCGTCGCTGCGGCTGGGCGCGGTGTACGTGCCGGTCGCGCCGTCGAACCCCGTTTCGCGGGTGCGGCTCATCGCCGAGGGCTGCGCGCCCGCGCTGGTCGTCACCGACACGGTGGCCGACTGGGGCGCGCACCCGCCGCCGCTCAGCTCGTTCGCCGCACTGTCCGATGTGGACGGACGGGTGCCGCTCGAGCACGTCGGGCCGGACGAGCCCGCCTACATCCTGTACACGTCCGGCTCGACGGGTGCGCCGAAGGGCGTCCTGATCAGCCACCGCAACGCGCTCGCGTTCGTCGGGTGGGCCGCGGCGGAGACCGGGCTGCGCGCGGACGACCGGCTGGCCAACCACGCGCCGTTCAACTTCGACCTGTCGGTGTTCGACCTGTACGGCGCGTTCCTCGCGGGGGCGTCGGTGGACCTGGCCGGCGCGGACCTGGCGTATTCGCCCGCCGAGCTGACGGACTTCCTGCACAGCCGCGGGATCACGGTCTGGTACTCGGTGCCGTCGGCGCTGCTGCTGATGATGCGCCACGGCGGCCTGCTCGACCGGCCGGCGCCGTCGTCGTTGCGGGTGTGCGTGTTCGCCGGGGAGCCGTTCCCGATCGCGGGGGTGCAGACGCTGCGCCGCGCGTGGCCGGGCGTCCGGCTGTTCAACTGGTACGGGCCGACCGAGACGAACGTCGTGACCAGCTACGAGGTGACGGCCGCGGATCTCTCGCGAACCGGTGCGCTGCCGATCGGGCGGGCGTGTTCGGGTGCGACGCTGACGCTGTCCCCCGACGGCGAGATCGTCGTCGACGGCCCGACGGTGATGCTGGGGTACTGGGGAGCACCACCGCAGCTGGGCGGCTACCACACGGGCGACGTCGGCCGCTACGACGCGGCGGGCGAGCTGGAGTACGCCGGCCGGCGTGACGCGATGGTGAAGCTCCGCGGCCACCGCATCGAGCTGGGCGAGATCGAGACGGCACTGGCCCGCCACCCGGCGGTCGCGGAGGTGGCGGTGGTGGTGGCGGGAGCGGGCATCGACGCCCGCCTGCGCGCGGCGATCGTCGCGCGCCCGGGCGAGCGCGTGACGCTGCTGGGGATGAAGGCCCACTGCGCGGCGCACCTGCCGAAGTACATGATCGTGGACGAGGTGAGCCTGGTGGCGGAGCTGCCCCGCACGGCGAACGGCAAGACGGACCGGGCCAAGCTCGCCGCCGCGCACTGA
- a CDS encoding class I SAM-dependent methyltransferase, which produces MAEELTRREKPTMANKDGQVWEAYWKDLPDRAGAAFWDCEPADGAAAHAELFKAHFDPALPLVDLGCGNGTQTKYLAGLYDRVVGVDIAEAALNRARVENGGDNVAFELLDVLDDAAVAAFRSRYGDVNIYLSGVIHQLPVDRRVACARNLAALAGARGCVFNQELTPASYTYMQQLIADPANDLPKLERVSIYFGIGLQPAAGEAELETVYEVAGFTVVDGGELLLRTTETLADGSGLNLPTHYVIARNS; this is translated from the coding sequence GTGGCCGAAGAACTGACCCGGCGGGAGAAGCCGACGATGGCGAACAAGGACGGGCAGGTCTGGGAGGCCTACTGGAAGGACCTCCCGGACCGCGCGGGCGCGGCCTTCTGGGACTGCGAGCCCGCCGACGGCGCGGCGGCGCACGCCGAGCTGTTCAAGGCCCACTTCGACCCGGCGCTCCCGCTGGTCGACCTCGGCTGCGGCAACGGCACCCAGACGAAGTACCTGGCCGGGCTGTACGACCGGGTCGTCGGCGTCGACATCGCCGAGGCGGCGCTGAACCGGGCGCGGGTCGAGAACGGCGGCGACAACGTCGCGTTCGAGCTGCTGGACGTGCTCGACGACGCGGCGGTGGCGGCGTTCCGCTCGCGGTACGGCGACGTGAACATCTACCTGTCGGGCGTGATCCACCAGCTGCCGGTCGACCGCCGGGTGGCGTGCGCGCGCAACCTGGCGGCGCTGGCCGGGGCGCGCGGGTGCGTGTTCAACCAGGAGCTGACGCCGGCGAGCTACACGTACATGCAGCAGCTGATCGCGGACCCCGCCAACGACCTGCCGAAGCTGGAGAGGGTGTCGATCTACTTCGGCATCGGCTTGCAGCCGGCGGCGGGCGAGGCCGAGCTGGAGACGGTGTACGAGGTAGCGGGCTTCACCGTCGTGGACGGCGGCGAACTGCTGCTGCGCACGACGGAGACGCTGGCCGACGGCTCGGGGCTGAACCTGCCGACCCACTACGTCATCGCCCGCAACTCCTGA
- a CDS encoding beta-N-acetylhexosaminidase — protein MTARSVRRGVLFLSLLGLLAPGVPAGAAPQPVTAASTLQQIVPAPVSVTPDPAVRYRLGPATVVFTSGGTDARQVGDYLAGLLRPATRFAVPVVTAPAFPGRAQTLPGISLLLGGADPRVGAEGYQLDSTASGVTIRAAKPAGLFNGVQTLRQLLPASLSGTLTVPGGHILDYPRYPYRGAMLDVARHFLPVADVKKYLDDIALYKVNNLHLHLTDDQGWRLQITGWPNLTAKGASTGSGGGAGGFYTQDQYRDIVAYAQSRHITVVPEIDMPSHFGAALSSYAELNCDGVAGPVYTGLTPAPRSDLCVDKPITYKFIGDVLGQLAALTPGSYLDVGGDEIQDLDDAQYTAFMAKIAPMVAKHGKKLLGWAEMLTATPPKGATGEFWIYDGTQNEVGEASQKGAKLIMAPCVYTYLDMKYAPGVPADIGLEWAGDISVQAAYGWDPTAVVPGALNSNIDGVEAPLWTDTVRSFDDVRYLAFPRLPAIAEIGWSPQASKDWTSFASRLAAQGPRWTALGVKYYAAPEIPWPKN, from the coding sequence ATGACCGCTCGAAGTGTCAGGCGTGGGGTGCTGTTCCTCTCCCTCCTCGGCCTGCTCGCCCCCGGGGTGCCCGCCGGCGCCGCACCGCAGCCGGTTACGGCCGCGTCCACTCTCCAGCAGATCGTGCCCGCCCCGGTGTCGGTGACGCCGGACCCGGCCGTCCGCTACCGGCTCGGGCCCGCGACGGTGGTGTTCACCTCCGGCGGCACCGACGCCCGCCAGGTCGGCGACTACCTCGCCGGGCTGCTCCGCCCCGCGACCCGGTTCGCGGTCCCGGTGGTCACCGCCCCCGCCTTCCCCGGCCGCGCCCAGACGCTGCCCGGGATCTCGCTGCTGCTCGGCGGCGCCGACCCGCGCGTCGGGGCCGAGGGCTACCAGCTCGACAGCACCGCGTCCGGAGTGACCATCCGGGCCGCGAAGCCCGCCGGCCTGTTCAACGGCGTGCAGACGCTGCGTCAGCTCCTGCCCGCCTCGCTCAGCGGGACGCTCACGGTCCCCGGCGGCCACATCCTCGACTACCCGCGCTACCCCTACCGCGGCGCGATGCTCGACGTGGCGCGGCACTTCCTGCCGGTCGCCGACGTGAAGAAGTACCTCGACGACATCGCGCTGTACAAGGTCAACAACCTGCACCTGCACCTGACCGACGACCAGGGCTGGCGGCTGCAGATCACCGGCTGGCCCAACCTGACCGCCAAGGGCGCGAGCACCGGCTCCGGCGGCGGGGCCGGCGGGTTCTACACGCAGGACCAGTACCGCGACATCGTCGCCTACGCGCAGAGCCGCCACATCACGGTCGTGCCGGAGATCGACATGCCGTCGCACTTCGGCGCCGCGCTGTCGTCGTACGCCGAGCTCAACTGCGACGGCGTCGCCGGGCCCGTCTACACCGGGCTCACCCCCGCGCCGCGGTCGGACCTGTGCGTCGACAAGCCGATCACGTACAAATTCATCGGCGACGTGCTCGGCCAGCTCGCGGCGCTCACCCCGGGCAGCTACCTCGACGTCGGCGGCGACGAGATCCAGGACCTCGACGACGCGCAGTACACCGCGTTCATGGCGAAGATCGCGCCGATGGTGGCCAAGCACGGCAAGAAGCTGCTGGGCTGGGCGGAGATGCTCACCGCGACCCCGCCGAAGGGCGCGACCGGCGAGTTCTGGATCTACGACGGCACCCAGAACGAGGTCGGCGAAGCGAGCCAAAAGGGCGCGAAGCTGATCATGGCGCCGTGCGTCTACACCTACCTCGACATGAAGTACGCCCCCGGCGTCCCGGCCGACATCGGCCTGGAGTGGGCGGGCGACATCAGCGTCCAGGCCGCGTACGGCTGGGACCCGACGGCGGTGGTGCCCGGCGCGCTGAACTCGAACATCGACGGCGTCGAAGCTCCTTTGTGGACGGACACCGTGCGCAGCTTCGACGACGTGCGCTACCTGGCCTTCCCCCGGCTGCCCGCGATCGCCGAGATCGGCTGGTCGCCGCAGGCGAGCAAGGACTGGACGTCGTTCGCGTCCCGGCTGGCCGCGCAGGGCCCGCGCTGGACGGCGCTCGGCGTGAAGTACTACGCGGCCCCGGAAATCCCGTGGCCGAAGAACTGA
- a CDS encoding GOLPH3/VPS74 family protein, whose translation MTETPTAVHYRAYLLAYDLEKEDLYDRTRTAFLTRAGVLTELALRGNIADDDGDAVLVKSDPTGDPVLDRVLAQIGNEKRSWKSWLRHDYKETLDAIEEQLVEQKLLTVEEKKVLGLVPKTHVTVTDPALAKALQEHAVEVLHGSTPASQVGADDAALVALAAAGTVPSVVTRKESKGEYKERIEELTDRVGEVAPGLEKALRGIRLTMIAAQGGLGFSG comes from the coding sequence ATGACCGAGACGCCGACCGCCGTCCACTACCGCGCGTACCTGCTCGCTTACGACCTGGAGAAGGAAGACCTCTACGACCGCACCCGCACGGCGTTCCTGACCCGCGCCGGAGTGCTCACGGAGCTGGCGTTGCGCGGCAACATCGCCGACGACGACGGCGACGCCGTGCTGGTCAAGTCCGACCCGACGGGCGACCCGGTGCTCGACCGGGTGCTGGCGCAGATCGGCAACGAGAAGCGCAGCTGGAAGTCGTGGCTGCGGCACGACTACAAGGAGACCCTCGACGCGATCGAGGAGCAGCTCGTCGAGCAGAAGCTGCTGACGGTCGAGGAGAAGAAGGTCCTGGGCCTGGTCCCGAAGACCCACGTGACCGTCACCGACCCGGCGCTGGCCAAGGCGCTGCAGGAGCACGCGGTCGAGGTGCTGCACGGGTCTACCCCGGCTTCGCAGGTCGGTGCGGATGATGCCGCGCTCGTCGCGCTGGCGGCCGCTGGGACGGTGCCGAGTGTTGTGACGCGCAAGGAGAGCAAGGGCGAGTATAAGGAGCGCATCGAGGAGCTGACCGACCGGGTGGGCGAGGTGGCGCCTGGGTTGGAGAAGGCGCTGCGCGGTATTCGGTTGACGATGATCGCTGCTCAGGGCGGTCTCGGCTTCAGCGGCTGA
- a CDS encoding LLM class flavin-dependent oxidoreductase, which produces MEYGVSLLPDCDPETTTASQYFQDVLRVSVLADQLGLNYVKMTEHYLRSYGGYSPSPLAFLSAVAARTESIRLMTGGIQASFHHPIQIAAHAAQVDVMSGGRLDVGFARAFLPYEFEAFGVDMDTSRERFLATIEAVVRLWNEKDVTEKTPFFEYENANSLPAPVQEDGPPVWVAALATPASFDWTGRKGFNLLISSTQLNEMARKREYVELYRSAFLENHGDSGRKPKFAVSIPLLIADTDEEARDLAVPFMVKSFNAFKEAILSWHNVESPAYEGYTAMARQMASFDLETDGLEAKAVVGSPDTVLGRIEEVRDVLGPDVILWNLDFGGQSYETMSRTLNLFADKVMPALG; this is translated from the coding sequence GTGGAGTATGGCGTCTCGCTGTTGCCGGACTGCGACCCGGAGACCACGACCGCCTCGCAGTACTTCCAGGATGTGCTGCGAGTCAGTGTGCTCGCCGATCAGCTCGGCCTGAACTACGTCAAGATGACCGAGCACTACCTGCGCTCCTACGGCGGATATTCCCCCAGCCCGCTGGCGTTCCTGTCGGCCGTGGCCGCGCGCACCGAGTCCATCCGCCTGATGACCGGCGGCATCCAGGCCTCGTTCCACCACCCCATCCAGATAGCCGCGCACGCGGCCCAGGTCGACGTGATGAGCGGCGGCCGCCTGGACGTCGGGTTCGCGCGGGCGTTCCTGCCGTACGAGTTCGAGGCGTTCGGCGTCGACATGGACACCAGCCGCGAACGGTTCCTCGCCACGATCGAAGCGGTCGTGCGGCTGTGGAACGAAAAGGACGTCACGGAGAAGACGCCGTTCTTCGAGTACGAGAACGCGAATTCGCTGCCCGCGCCGGTCCAGGAGGACGGCCCGCCGGTGTGGGTGGCCGCGCTGGCGACCCCGGCCAGCTTCGACTGGACCGGCCGCAAGGGCTTCAACCTGCTGATCAGCTCGACCCAGCTCAACGAGATGGCCCGCAAGCGCGAGTACGTCGAGCTGTACCGCAGCGCGTTCCTCGAGAACCACGGAGATTCCGGCCGCAAGCCGAAGTTCGCGGTGAGCATCCCCCTGCTGATCGCCGACACCGACGAAGAGGCGCGCGACCTGGCGGTGCCGTTCATGGTGAAGTCGTTCAACGCGTTCAAGGAAGCGATCCTGTCCTGGCACAACGTGGAGTCGCCGGCGTACGAGGGCTACACGGCGATGGCCCGCCAGATGGCGAGCTTCGACCTGGAGACCGACGGGCTGGAGGCCAAGGCCGTAGTGGGCTCACCGGACACGGTGCTGGGCCGCATCGAAGAGGTCCGCGACGTACTGGGCCCGGACGTGATCCTGTGGAACCTCGACTTCGGCGGCCAGTCGTACGAGACGATGTCCCGCACGCTGAACCTGTTCGCGGACAAGGTCATGCCCGCACTCGGTTGA
- a CDS encoding ACP S-malonyltransferase has protein sequence MTLGYLFGANISDPDPEHGANLYEAYPAMRRSYEQVRDWTGIEPRALLRGGLESRNDHDRFSLAGIRLAALAFGIHDVLAESDIHPAVAGGISLGGLIASSVAGAVDRRTLFDLLVREAKTPVPDPAPPAQGAAIAFLPVTEDPTFYYGDRRPGVYLGGDFGVLANGTARLLMLSGTAEALDKLVAQSPPGMISVIDGQPFAVHSPLRQYATDFMAPTVNAMAVADPRIPVCSFLEERALTTADEVRDLFRRNKTTTMSLPHVCAGLKAQGVRLAFVLGPTLPAGVLDFPFPVVRITEPHHVTEAMTAIYDYAVDLVAPGV, from the coding sequence GTGACTCTGGGATATCTGTTCGGTGCGAACATCTCCGATCCCGACCCGGAGCACGGCGCGAACCTCTACGAGGCGTACCCGGCCATGCGCCGCTCCTACGAGCAGGTGCGCGACTGGACCGGCATCGAACCGCGCGCCCTGCTGCGTGGCGGGCTCGAGTCCCGCAACGACCACGACCGCTTCAGCCTCGCCGGCATCCGGCTGGCCGCGCTGGCGTTCGGCATCCACGACGTCCTCGCCGAGTCCGACATCCACCCGGCCGTCGCCGGCGGCATCAGCCTCGGCGGCCTGATCGCGAGCTCCGTCGCCGGTGCCGTGGACCGCCGCACCCTGTTCGACCTGCTCGTGCGCGAGGCCAAGACGCCGGTGCCCGACCCCGCCCCGCCGGCGCAGGGTGCGGCCATCGCCTTCCTCCCGGTCACCGAGGACCCGACGTTCTACTACGGCGACCGGCGCCCGGGCGTGTACCTCGGCGGCGACTTCGGCGTCCTCGCGAACGGCACCGCCCGGCTGCTCATGCTCAGCGGCACCGCCGAAGCCCTGGACAAGCTGGTCGCGCAGAGCCCGCCCGGCATGATCAGCGTCATCGACGGCCAGCCGTTCGCCGTGCACTCCCCGCTGCGCCAGTACGCGACCGACTTCATGGCGCCGACCGTGAACGCGATGGCCGTGGCCGACCCGCGGATCCCGGTGTGCTCGTTCCTCGAAGAACGCGCGCTGACGACGGCGGACGAGGTCCGCGATCTGTTCCGCCGCAACAAGACCACCACGATGAGCCTGCCGCACGTGTGCGCCGGCCTGAAGGCACAGGGCGTCCGGCTCGCCTTCGTCCTCGGCCCCACGCTGCCCGCCGGCGTCCTCGACTTCCCGTTCCCCGTCGTGCGGATCACCGAACCGCACCACGTCACCGAAGCCATGACCGCGATCTACGACTACGCGGTCGACCTCGTCGCCCCCGGCGTCTGA
- a CDS encoding arylcarboxylate reductase: protein MSTRTHERASLTDHWLSLDLDAWTRHVVRRHFNPELGSPYWLKRATELSFDPMDITRYDQLAEFGPFPPGDLRGMDPGDLVPRTVPRPLIGRVWESGGTTGDPVRVFYTEDMMTHRVEWRRWSYLFDGYRAGRTWLQATPSGPHQIGNGAIELSEQLAGLVYGIDMDPRWIKQLIRAGKMKELGEYTEHVLGQIVDCLRSQHVHYLNTTPALLQKLIARHPELVAALDGVRLGGTHMSPQMYQDFVKALDGGLVRSGYGNTFGNAVSLHPEDGGAILPYAPTYPQVTMSVVDPEDFKKTVDKGQSGQLKLTVLHEDLFLPNLMERDEATRYDTKGEWPVDGVYNVRPLQVSQAAPEGLY, encoded by the coding sequence GTGAGCACCCGCACGCACGAACGTGCCAGCCTGACCGACCACTGGTTGTCCCTCGACCTCGACGCGTGGACGAGGCACGTGGTGCGGCGGCACTTCAACCCCGAGCTCGGCAGTCCCTACTGGCTCAAGCGGGCGACCGAGCTGTCGTTCGACCCGATGGACATCACGCGGTACGACCAGCTCGCCGAATTCGGGCCGTTCCCGCCCGGCGACCTGCGCGGCATGGACCCCGGCGACCTCGTGCCGCGCACCGTGCCGCGGCCGCTGATCGGGCGCGTCTGGGAGTCCGGCGGCACCACCGGCGACCCCGTGCGCGTGTTCTACACCGAAGACATGATGACCCACCGCGTCGAATGGCGGCGCTGGTCGTACCTGTTCGACGGCTACCGGGCGGGCCGCACCTGGCTGCAGGCGACGCCGAGCGGGCCGCACCAGATCGGCAACGGCGCGATCGAGCTGTCCGAGCAGCTGGCCGGGCTCGTGTACGGCATCGACATGGACCCGCGCTGGATCAAGCAGCTCATCCGCGCCGGCAAGATGAAGGAGCTGGGGGAGTACACCGAGCACGTGCTCGGCCAGATCGTCGACTGCCTGCGCTCCCAGCACGTGCACTACCTCAACACCACGCCCGCCCTGCTGCAGAAGCTGATCGCGCGCCACCCGGAGCTGGTCGCCGCGCTCGACGGCGTCCGCCTCGGCGGCACGCACATGAGCCCGCAGATGTACCAGGACTTCGTCAAGGCCCTCGACGGCGGGCTCGTGCGGTCGGGCTACGGCAACACCTTCGGCAACGCGGTGAGCCTGCACCCCGAGGACGGCGGGGCGATCCTTCCCTACGCGCCGACGTACCCGCAGGTGACGATGTCCGTCGTGGACCCGGAAGACTTCAAGAAGACCGTCGACAAGGGACAGTCGGGCCAGCTGAAGCTGACCGTGCTGCACGAGGACCTGTTCCTGCCCAACCTGATGGAGCGAGACGAAGCGACTCGCTACGACACCAAGGGCGAGTGGCCGGTCGACGGCGTGTACAACGTGCGCCCGCTGCAGGTGAGCCAGGCCGCGCCGGAAGGGCTCTACTGA